A stretch of Acidobacteriota bacterium DNA encodes these proteins:
- a CDS encoding CHAT domain-containing protein, which produces MGNELNQSIPDRNDHFVAQDFAACLSGALLPERLPSLQDHLIRCADCREQLAMIRQSTQQPDAELEGSPEFDGLLRLGEAAALAAKRGTAAQPQLVTQIAEPLNWRHWFVFRQPAFGWAVAAALLLVFVVPTYFYYQRNQPVELAMASLRQAWTQSRPLEARVTGGFPYLPYQVTRGGNDAAPVKPELLLAATAELAREVADRPSPKARQALGRLHLLKREFDQAEQQLRAVLEADPQNPLAYVDLATLLYERGTLEQSVLTFSQAAENCEQALKLAPRLPEAWFNLALIREQMMLPSEAKSAWEKYLEIDSTSRWADEARTRLQKLRTQSSLPKTSQDLKAQLFLVANDANNDTEIRRLWAEHFSELSELLTRDLPDEYLAVVSSDNRAKADQYRRVLLRLAQSIKETKDEHFFADLFTYIFSANKRQLEKIKNTRLLLAQAETNFQTGHYDQAISLYTKARGSAEQAADVCHSELALSGLALMLNSQQVEPPQMPQLRQRLIAETSRHRHQMLHARALIADTNLRLARQDFYSALQASLQAYEIFSRLGDTGATANALRFVGSTYADLGDRETGINKNLASLQLIWGHSLPTRRACQVYTKIAELLAVGGNLQPALDYQLEASRYCQSDANQIITIASLAKTGTYYAQAGRNEEAIRPLNEAISLAENYQDKTGNAILTPDLYLNLGNAFLNQQRWEVAEAAYRKVLSIVGEHNFYNQSVLHHRMAIVYLRQGKDELAEKELHDSIELIERARKNTGEAAIRGSFLNDKSNVYRTMVGYQYFRKKTFDRAFDYAEMTRGSELRDALTGIGVKPSNQSGEALESSGFSTALTLKQVQQSIPANAQLVTYAVTDERLLIWVVTAQQWMTVAVPITEKKLQSIVSDYLAQLYNRGDIDRLNSAASKLYEVLIEPIAHRLDGQSILIIVPDRFLNAVPFSALVSPNSQRYLVQDYATVINPSASVAIKMLELGRLKKGPKEALLTVSNPRFNPKLYPALKPLPRTAVEVTAIRSLYSDNTGLTQAEATKSALLKLIGDYEIVHLATHSIVNEQNPLRSLIILATEKADADGNAQDWASDSLQAGEIFKLKLQRTRLVVLSSCRAAANTFLHDQGMGGLAHSFFSAGVPNVIAGLWEVDDDGSVELMNEFHRVHRIEKRSFSTALQQAQLKMLNSENQQWRHPYYWAAFVISGNGVN; this is translated from the coding sequence ATGGGAAACGAATTGAATCAGAGCATCCCGGATAGGAATGACCATTTTGTGGCCCAGGACTTCGCTGCCTGTTTGAGCGGCGCGCTCCTGCCAGAGCGGCTGCCCAGCCTGCAAGATCACCTGATCCGCTGCGCTGACTGCCGCGAGCAATTGGCAATGATCCGGCAATCCACCCAACAACCTGATGCTGAATTGGAAGGCAGCCCCGAATTCGACGGCCTGTTACGGCTGGGCGAAGCGGCAGCGCTGGCAGCGAAAAGGGGCACGGCTGCCCAACCGCAATTAGTTACTCAGATTGCCGAACCGTTGAATTGGCGGCACTGGTTTGTTTTTCGGCAACCGGCATTCGGCTGGGCTGTTGCCGCTGCGCTGTTGCTGGTTTTTGTTGTACCTACTTATTTCTATTATCAACGCAACCAGCCGGTTGAACTTGCGATGGCCTCTTTGCGCCAAGCTTGGACACAAAGCCGACCGCTGGAAGCACGCGTCACGGGTGGTTTTCCCTATTTGCCGTATCAAGTAACCCGCGGTGGCAATGATGCTGCCCCGGTCAAGCCAGAGTTGTTGTTAGCTGCCACGGCAGAGTTAGCGCGTGAAGTGGCGGATCGCCCTTCGCCAAAGGCGCGGCAGGCATTGGGTAGGTTGCATTTGTTGAAACGGGAATTTGATCAAGCTGAACAGCAATTGCGTGCAGTGCTGGAGGCTGACCCCCAAAATCCACTAGCTTATGTTGATCTGGCGACACTGCTGTACGAACGCGGCACATTGGAACAGTCTGTGCTGACGTTTTCGCAAGCCGCAGAAAATTGTGAGCAGGCACTTAAACTTGCACCACGATTACCCGAAGCATGGTTTAACTTGGCACTCATCCGCGAGCAAATGATGTTGCCTTCCGAGGCAAAGTCTGCCTGGGAAAAGTATCTCGAAATTGATTCAACCTCACGCTGGGCTGATGAAGCACGTACTCGATTGCAAAAACTGCGCACCCAATCGTCGCTCCCAAAGACGTCTCAGGATTTGAAGGCCCAACTCTTTCTGGTAGCGAACGACGCCAATAATGACACGGAAATAAGGCGGCTTTGGGCTGAGCATTTTAGTGAGTTGTCAGAATTGCTTACCCGCGACTTGCCGGATGAGTATCTAGCGGTGGTTAGTAGCGACAATCGCGCGAAGGCCGATCAATACCGTCGGGTGCTCCTGCGCCTTGCCCAAAGCATTAAAGAGACGAAGGATGAGCACTTCTTTGCGGACTTGTTTACGTACATTTTTAGCGCGAATAAGCGACAACTCGAGAAGATTAAGAACACGCGCTTGCTGTTGGCACAAGCCGAAACTAATTTCCAGACTGGACACTACGATCAGGCGATCTCCCTTTACACCAAAGCGCGCGGGAGCGCTGAGCAAGCAGCGGATGTTTGCCACAGTGAATTGGCACTCAGTGGCTTAGCTTTGATGCTCAACTCGCAGCAGGTCGAGCCGCCCCAGATGCCCCAACTCCGGCAGCGATTGATCGCCGAAACTTCCCGCCATCGGCACCAGATGCTGCACGCCAGAGCCTTGATTGCCGACACCAATTTGCGACTCGCTCGGCAAGATTTTTACTCTGCATTGCAAGCGAGCTTACAAGCTTATGAAATCTTCAGCCGCTTAGGGGATACAGGTGCCACTGCTAATGCCTTGCGTTTCGTCGGTTCAACTTATGCGGATTTGGGTGACCGCGAGACTGGTATCAACAAGAATCTGGCTTCGTTGCAATTGATTTGGGGTCATTCGTTGCCAACTCGCCGAGCTTGTCAGGTTTATACGAAGATCGCCGAATTGCTGGCTGTCGGCGGAAACCTTCAGCCCGCATTAGATTATCAGCTCGAAGCCTCCCGGTACTGCCAGAGCGACGCCAATCAGATAATCACAATCGCCTCGCTCGCCAAAACCGGCACATACTATGCGCAAGCTGGGAGAAACGAAGAGGCGATTAGGCCACTAAACGAGGCCATTTCGTTGGCGGAAAATTATCAAGACAAGACTGGCAACGCCATACTGACTCCCGATCTGTATCTGAATTTGGGCAATGCGTTCCTCAATCAACAGCGATGGGAAGTGGCTGAAGCAGCCTACCGTAAAGTCTTAAGTATCGTTGGTGAGCATAATTTTTATAACCAGTCAGTTCTTCACCACCGCATGGCCATCGTCTACTTACGACAAGGCAAAGACGAGTTAGCTGAAAAGGAATTGCACGACAGTATTGAGCTGATCGAACGGGCGCGCAAGAATACGGGTGAAGCGGCAATACGCGGCAGTTTCCTGAATGACAAGAGTAATGTTTACCGCACAATGGTTGGTTATCAGTATTTCCGCAAAAAGACTTTCGACCGCGCCTTCGATTATGCGGAGATGACGCGCGGCAGTGAATTGCGTGACGCCTTGACCGGTATCGGCGTCAAACCCTCCAATCAATCTGGCGAAGCGCTGGAATCTTCCGGTTTTTCGACCGCGCTGACGCTCAAACAAGTACAACAATCAATACCTGCCAATGCCCAGCTTGTAACATATGCCGTCACTGATGAGCGCTTGCTGATTTGGGTGGTCACCGCGCAGCAATGGATGACGGTCGCTGTCCCAATCACGGAGAAAAAGCTACAGAGTATAGTGTCGGATTACCTAGCTCAATTGTATAACCGCGGTGACATCGACCGACTGAATAGCGCCGCCTCGAAACTCTACGAAGTCTTGATCGAACCTATTGCGCACCGCTTGGACGGTCAGAGCATATTGATAATTGTTCCAGACCGGTTCCTGAACGCGGTGCCTTTTTCCGCGCTAGTCTCCCCTAATTCGCAGCGTTATCTCGTTCAGGATTACGCCACGGTCATCAACCCCAGCGCTAGTGTGGCGATCAAAATGCTTGAACTGGGGCGATTGAAGAAGGGGCCCAAGGAGGCGCTTTTGACTGTGAGTAATCCTCGCTTTAATCCTAAGCTTTATCCGGCGCTGAAACCGCTGCCTAGAACAGCGGTGGAAGTGACAGCCATTCGATCACTCTATTCTGACAACACTGGATTAACACAGGCGGAGGCGACCAAGAGTGCCTTACTCAAACTGATAGGCGATTACGAGATAGTGCATTTGGCTACTCATAGTATCGTCAATGAGCAAAACCCACTGCGCTCTTTGATCATTTTGGCGACGGAGAAAGCGGATGCTGATGGCAATGCGCAGGATTGGGCGAGCGACAGCCTGCAAGCTGGCGAGATATTTAAGCTCAAGTTGCAGCGCACGCGCCTGGTCGTGCTTTCCAGTTGCCGGGCTGCTGCAAATACGTTTCTGCACGATCAAGGCATGGGAGGTTTAGCGCACTCGTTCTTCAGTGCCGGAGTACCAAACGTGATCGCCGGTTTATGGGAAGTAGATGATGATGGATCGGTCGAACTGATGAATGAGTTTCACCGAGTCCATCGGATCGAAAAGCGGTCTTTCAGCACTGCGCTGCAACAAGCGCAACTGAAGATGCTCAATTCGGAAAACCAACAATGGCGGCATCCCTACTACTGGGCTGCCTTTGTAATCTCGGGAAACGGGGTAAATTAA
- a CDS encoding sigma-70 family RNA polymerase sigma factor, translating to MLFQLCAAQPQRDEYWLEFVRRFNPLLVRSITVAWRKSGQGPWPPAEIAADLLQDVYTAIVKNDFGLLRNFRGASEAEAEAYLAHAAINQTLSFLRARQALRRAADEVSLQAVLEEQGEASLATPVSSAAHSITESELINTLEKCFDGPNRKRDILIFLLYAREGYSPAEIAGLGVAELKETSIANLLGQMKSRLRKYLSGAV from the coding sequence ATGTTGTTTCAACTTTGTGCCGCGCAGCCGCAGCGCGATGAGTACTGGTTGGAGTTCGTGCGCCGTTTCAATCCGCTGTTGGTACGCAGCATTACCGTGGCCTGGCGTAAGAGCGGGCAAGGCCCCTGGCCGCCCGCCGAAATCGCCGCTGATTTATTGCAGGATGTTTATACGGCCATCGTTAAAAACGATTTCGGCCTGTTGCGCAACTTTCGCGGCGCCAGCGAAGCCGAAGCCGAAGCGTATCTGGCGCACGCCGCCATCAACCAAACACTGAGTTTTTTGCGCGCCCGCCAGGCGCTACGGCGCGCGGCAGATGAAGTCTCCTTACAAGCCGTACTCGAAGAACAAGGCGAAGCCAGTCTGGCAACCCCTGTCTCAAGCGCGGCGCATAGCATTACCGAAAGCGAGTTAATCAACACGCTGGAAAAATGTTTTGACGGCCCGAACCGCAAACGCGACATCCTGATTTTTTTGCTCTATGCGCGCGAAGGCTACAGCCCCGCCGAGATTGCTGGCTTGGGCGTAGCCGAATTGAAAGAGACCAGCATCGCCAACCTTTTGGGACAGATGAAAAGCCGCCTGCGAAAATATCTTTCAGGGGCCGTGTGA